ATTTCATGGGCGGCCCGTTCGTAAGCTACACGACCGTCGACACGGCGACCAACCGCGTCTTCACGCTCGACTGCTACATCTACTCGCCCAAAAACCCCAAACGCAATTACATGCGCGGCGTGGAGCACCTGCTCTACCTGGTAAAATTCCCCGCCGCGGAAGCCCCGCAGGAAGAGCAGCGGCAATAGAGCCCGCCCGGCAGCGGTTCGCACCGAAGGAGAAACCCGTATGCAACAAATACTGACATACTTCTTCCTGGTTGTATACTCGATCACGATCCTCGGCATCATTCTGGTCATCATCACCGAAAACCGGAATCCGCTGAAGACCCTGCCGTGGATCATCGTACTGGTACTGGCCCCCGTGGTCGGGCTGGTCTTCTATTTCTTCTTCGGGCAGAACCTCTCCAAGCAGCGCATCATTTCGCGCCGCACCCGCAAGCGCATCACCATGCAGCTCGAAGAGCCCGAACACACCGAAGGCCCCGGCATCCCGCCCCGCTACCGGCCGCTCGCCTCGCTGCTGCTCAATACGCTGCACTCCGTACCGCTCTACGGCAGTCGCATCGCCGTCTATACCGACGGAAAGTCGAAGATGGAGGCGCTGATGGAGGAGATCGCCCGCGCACGGCACCACATCCATATCCAGTATTACATCCTCAACGACGACCAGACGGGTTGCCGCCTGCGGGATGCCCTGGTCGCAAAGGCGCGCGAGGGCGTCCGGGTTCGCATCCTCTACGACGACGTAGGCAGCCGGGGTGCAAAGAACTCCTTTTTCAAAGGGATGCGCGACGCCGGGATCGAAGTATACGCCTTCCTGCACGTCAAATTTCCGCTCTTCACCAGCAAGGTCAATTACCGCAACCACCGCAAGATCGTCGTGATAGACGGCCGCGTCGGATTCATCGGCGGCATGAACATCGCCGACCGCTATGTCCGCGGCACGCAATGGGGCACATGGCGCGACACCCATTTCCGCATCGAAGGCAGCGGTGCCGCCGGGCTCCAGGCCTCGTTTCTGAGCGACTGGTCGGCGACTACGAAAACGCATATTTCGGGGCCGGACTACTACCCGCCCGCCGGACACTTCACCGACGACATCCTGCAAATCGCCCCCAGCGGCCCGTTCGGCAAGTGGCGCGCCCTGCTGCAGGCCGACAGTTACGCCATCGCCCGCGCCCGGCAGCGGATCTGGATCCAAACCCCCTACTACCTGCCTTCGGACGTACTCAACACGGCACTGCACGAGGCTGCGCTCGCAGGCATCGACGTACACCTGATGCTCCCGGCCCGTTCCGACTCGAAAGTCGTCGACCTTGCGACCCACTCCTACCTGGACGACATGATGAAGGCGGGGGTGAAAATTTCGTTCTACACCCCGGGGTTCCTGCACTCCAAACTGCTGATCATCGACGACATGCTCTCGGTGATCGGCTCCGCGAACATGGATTTCCGCAGCTTCGAGCACAATTTCGAGATCAACGCCTTCGTCTACGACCGCGAATTCGCAAGCCGCATGGCCGCCATATTCGAAGACGACCTGGCACACTGCCATACCGTCACCCCCGGCGAATGGTTCACCCGCCCGCGCACCCGCCGCGTCGCGGAATCGCTTATGCGCGTCTTTTCGCCGCTGCTGTAAATTTCCGACGCGGCCGGCCGCCCCTGCCTGCCGACAAGGCCGCCCGTTCCCGCCAATCGTCCGCCCTCCGCCGCCAAACAAAAGAGAGGATGCCTGCCAAGTCTTTCACCCACCGCGAATCGCATATCCGGGAACACGCCCGCAAGCTGTGCGAATAAAATGAGGCTGCCCGGCAAGTCGCAGGCAGCCCCTTTTCCACATGCCGCACGGCGGCTATTCGTATCCTTCGGCCTGCAGTTCCCGCTGCAATTCGGTCATGATCTCCTGTCCCAGCGCCGCACCGGCGGACATGCTCTCCTGCATGATCGCAGGGGTCGCACCGACCGCCTTCCGCATGACCGGCTTGGCGTAAAGGGCATTCAGCTCACGCAGATCGGCGAGCGTCAGGTATTTGGAATAGATCGGCACATAGATATCGACCATGCGGGCGCGCATCTTCTCATTGAATTTCGAGATTATCTTCTCCCAGACGGCTTCCGAAACCGACGGGGCGGAGGTCTTCAGGTACCCGATCATCTGGGTCACGACCACATCGGCATTCCGGAGCGCCCCGGTCAGCTCCATCATCTCGGCGACCGCATCGCGGTATTCGTCCGACTGCGCACGGGCAGGCAGCGCCGCGGCAAACACGGCGCACATGGCAAGGCAAAGGATTTTTTTCATCGGTATGGGGTTTAGGTTGGGTGTCAGATCTCCACGATCCCCTTGCGGATGGCATAGACGACCAGGCTGGCGGTGTTTTTACAGCCGGTCTTTTCGAGGATATTGGCGCGGTGCTTGTCGACCGTACGTTTCGAGATGAACAGTTCGTCGGCGATCTCCTGGTTCGACAGGCCGCGGCATACGGCCACCAGGATTTCGCGTTCGCGGGCCGAAAGCTCCTCGTCGGGGACGTCCTCGCGCGTACGCATACGCCCCGCGAGC
This Alistipes onderdonkii DNA region includes the following protein-coding sequences:
- the cls gene encoding cardiolipin synthase produces the protein MQQILTYFFLVVYSITILGIILVIITENRNPLKTLPWIIVLVLAPVVGLVFYFFFGQNLSKQRIISRRTRKRITMQLEEPEHTEGPGIPPRYRPLASLLLNTLHSVPLYGSRIAVYTDGKSKMEALMEEIARARHHIHIQYYILNDDQTGCRLRDALVAKAREGVRVRILYDDVGSRGAKNSFFKGMRDAGIEVYAFLHVKFPLFTSKVNYRNHRKIVVIDGRVGFIGGMNIADRYVRGTQWGTWRDTHFRIEGSGAAGLQASFLSDWSATTKTHISGPDYYPPAGHFTDDILQIAPSGPFGKWRALLQADSYAIARARQRIWIQTPYYLPSDVLNTALHEAALAGIDVHLMLPARSDSKVVDLATHSYLDDMMKAGVKISFYTPGFLHSKLLIIDDMLSVIGSANMDFRSFEHNFEINAFVYDREFASRMAAIFEDDLAHCHTVTPGEWFTRPRTRRVAESLMRVFSPLL
- a CDS encoding DUF2059 domain-containing protein is translated as MKKILCLAMCAVFAAALPARAQSDEYRDAVAEMMELTGALRNADVVVTQMIGYLKTSAPSVSEAVWEKIISKFNEKMRARMVDIYVPIYSKYLTLADLRELNALYAKPVMRKAVGATPAIMQESMSAGAALGQEIMTELQRELQAEGYE